In the genome of Doryrhamphus excisus isolate RoL2022-K1 chromosome 11, RoL_Dexc_1.0, whole genome shotgun sequence, one region contains:
- the mink1 gene encoding misshapen-like kinase 1 isoform X3 — protein MSENAPTRSLDDIDLAALRDPAGIFELVEVVGNGTYGQVYKGRHVKTGQLAAIKVMDVTEEEEEEIKAEINMLKKYSHHRNIATYYGAFVKKSPPGHDDQLWLVMEFCGAGSVTDLVKNTKGSSLKEDWIAYICREILRGLSHLHTHKVIHRDIKGQNVLLTENAEVKLVDFGVSAQLDRTVGRRNTFIGTPYWMAPEVIACDENPDSTYDYRSDIWSLGITAIEMAEGAPPLCDMHPMRALFLIPRNPPPKLKSKKWSKKFIDFIEACLVKTYPSRPSTEQLLKHSFIRDQPTERQVRIQLKDHIDRTRKKRGEKEETEYEYSGSDEEDENRSDDRESSSILNVPGESTLRRDFQRLQQENKERSEAHKRQQAQLAAQRRDPEEHKRQLLHDRQKRIEEQKEQRRRLEEQQRKEREMVRQQEKGPHRRLDDMRREEDRRLAEREQEYKRKQLEEQRQSERLQRQLQQEHAYLVSLQQQQQEKKPQLYHYNKNLEPNNKPTWAREVEERSKLNRQGSPKICTTVSDTAIQSRSDSISQSGVAQSAQTPPMQRPVEPQGGQGKFQMAHLVPLKPYAAPVPRSQSLCDQPTKTMSAFPTQDPSLTPTPRSIHSRELVRQNSDPTSETPAPQVHQIREERGPWIRLPDVELPPKIPQRTASIATALNTNLTSGIRHPVRASNPDLSRNDRWERGDSMAIISNLPQTGSLERHRILSSSKMDSPILSNDSRHKPGESRTSSRPGRPASYKRAIGEDHGLFAKERAEEQPRPPVKANDYSSSSESSESSEESESGEGVEEEESPTDRHRDADTDSVNTMVVHEDEGEEGEGEQAGGYGDQTMLVQRTPEKRSHNGYTNLPDVVQPSHSPTDSTTHSSPGKDSVYDYQSRCLVKAPGKSSFTTFVDLGMYQTPGGTVDNISVSSSRFEQLKMEVRKGSMVNVNPTNTRPPNDTPEIRKYKKRFNSEILCAALWGVNLLVGTENGLKLLDRSGQGKVYPLINSRRFQQMDVLEGLNLLITISGKKNKVRVYYLAWLRNKILHNDPEVEKKQGWTTVGEMEGCVHYKVVKYERIKFLVIALKNAVEVYAWAPKPYHKFMAFKSFADLPHRPVLVDLTVEEGQRLKVIYGSCAGFHAIDVDSGNNYDIYIPVHIQSHITPHAIVFLPSSDGMEMLLCYEDEGVYVNTYGRIIKDVVLQWGEMPTSVAHICSNQIMGWGEKAIEIRSVETGHLDGVFMHKRAQRLKFLCERNDKVFFASVRSGGSSQVYFMTLNRNCIMNW, from the exons ATGTCTGAAAACGCCCCCACGCGAAGCCTGGATGACATCGACCTGGCGGCTCTGAGG GATCCAGCAGGAATCTTCGAGCTGGTTGAGGTTGTTGGCAATGGGACATATGGTCAGGTGTACAAG GGCCGCCATGTGAAAACGGGCCAGCTGGCGGCCATCAAGGTGATGGATGTtacagaggaagaagaggaggagatcAAAGCCGAAATCAACATGCTGAAAAAATACAGCCACCACCGCAACATAGCCACGTATTATGGTGCCTTCGTCAAGAAGAGCCCACCAGGACACGATGACCAGCTTTGG TTGGTGATGGAGTTCTGCGGGGCGGGCTCAGTGACTGACTTGGTGAAAAACACAAAGGGCAGCTCACTGAAGGAGGACTGGATTGCATACATCTGCAGAGAGATTCTAAGG GGCCTTTCCCATCTTCACACTCATAAAGTCATCCACAGAGACATCAAGGGCCAAAATGTACTGCTCACAGAGAATGCTGAGGTCAAACTTG TTGATTTCGGAGTCAGCGCTCAGCTGGACAGGACCGTGGGGCGTAGAAACACTTTCATCGGCACACCTTACTGGATGGCACCAGAAGTCATTGCCTGCGATGAAAACCCAGACTCTACCTACGACTACAGG AGTGATATTTGGTCCTTGGGAATCACTGCCATCGAAATGGCCGAAGGAGCACCTC caCTGTGTGACATGCATCCAATGAGAGCCCTCTTCCTTATTCCCAGGAATCCCCCTCCTAAACTCAAATCTAAAAAGTG GTCGAAgaaatttattgattttattgagGCCTGTCTTGTGAAGACATACCCCAGTCGACCATCCACAGAGCAGCTGCTCAAGCACTCCTTCATCAGGGACCAGCCTACCGAGCGGCAGGTCAGGATTCAGCTCAAAGACCATATTGACCGGACGCGCAAAAAAAGGGGGGAGAAGG AAGAGACAGAGTACGAGTACAGTGGTAGCGATGAAGAGGATGAAAATCGTAGCGATGACAGAGAGTCAAG CTCAATCCTCAATGTGCCTGGGGAGTCCACCTTGCGCCGTGACTTCCAACGTCTCCAGCAGGAGAACAAGGAGCGCTCGGAGGCCCACAAGAGGCAACAGGCACAATTGGCCGCTCAACGCAGGGACCCTGAGGAACACAAGAGGCAACTTCTGCACGACAGGCAGAAACGCATCGAAGAGCAAAAAGAGCAGCGTCGGCGCCTGGAAGAG CAACAGAGAAAGGAGCGAGAGATGGTGAGGCAGCAAGAAAAAGGTCCCCATCGGAGACTTGACGATATGAGACGGGAGGAAGATAGAAGGTTGGCTGAAAGAGAGCAG GAGTATAAGCGTAAACAGCTGGAGGAACAGCGTCAGTCCGAGCGGCTGCAGAGGCAGTTACAACAGGAGCATGCTTACCTAGTGTCtctgcagcaacagcagcaggaaaagAAGCCACAGCTCTACCACTATAACAAGAACTTGGAGCCCAACAACAAACCCACATGGGCCCGGGAG GTGGAGGAGCGAAGTAAGCTCAACAGACAAGGCTCTCCCAAAATCTGTACCACTGTCTCTGATACGGCCATCCAGTCACGCTCAGACTCAATCAGCCAGTCTGGAGTGGCCCAGTCTGCTCAGACCCCTCCAATGCAGAGACCTGTTGAACCACAAGGGGGGCAGGGCAAG TTCCAGATGGCTCATTTGGTTCCATTAAAACCTTATGCTGCTCCTGTTCCACGCTCCCAGTCTCTCTGTGACCAGCCCACTAAGACCATGTCCGCATTCCCCACCCAGGACCCCTCCCTCACCCCCACACCGCGATCCATCCACTCCAGAGAGCTAGTGCGTCAGAACTCAGATCCCACATCTGAGACCCCTGCACCACAGGTGCACCAAATCAGGGAGGAGCGTGGGCCCTGGATCCGCTTACCAGATGTGGAACTCCCACCCAAG ATTCCCCAGAGGACAGCGTCAATTGCCACCGCTCTCAACACCAACCTGACCTCTGGCATTCGCCATCCAGTGAGAGCCAG CAATCCAGATCTCAGCCGAAATGATCGCTGGGAGAGAGGAGACAGTATGGCCATCATATCTAATCTTCCACAAACGGGCTCCTTAGAGAGGCATCGTATCCTTA GTTCCTCCAAAATGGATTCTCCCATTCTCTCCAATGATAGTCGTCATAAGCCAGGGGAGTCTCGCACCTCATCTCGCCCGGGCCGTCCAGCT AGTTACAAGAGAGCAATAGGAGAG GACCATGGGCTTTTTGCCAAAGAGCGTGCTGAGGAGCAGCCGAGGCCCCCAGTCAAGGCAAATGactactcctcctcctcggaGAGCAGCGAGAGTAGTGAGGAGAGCGAAAGTGGGGAgggagtggaggaggaggagagcccCACCGATCG TCACAGGGATGCAGACACTGATTCTGTCAATACTATGGTGGTTCATGAAGATGAGGGCGAGGAGGGAGAAGGAGAGCAGGCCGGAGGATATGGAGATCAGACAATGTTGGTGCAGAGG ACCCCAGAGAAGCGGAGCCACAATGGATACACTAACTTGCCAGATGTGGTGCAGCCCTCTCACTCCCCCACTGATTCCACCACACACTCTTCCCCTGGGAAGGATTCTGTGTATGAT TATCAGTCCAGATGTTTGGTTAAGGCACCTGGCAAATCCTCCTTCACAACATTTGTGGATCTTGGAATGTACCAGACACCAGGAGGTACCGTGGATAACATCTCTGTTAGCA GCTCAAGATTTGAGCAGCTAAAGATGGAGGTGAGGAAAGGTTCCATGGTGAATGTAAATCCCACCAACACTCGCCCCCCCAATGACACACCTGAAATCCGAAAGTACAAGAAGAGGTTTAACTCAGAGATCCTATGTGCTGCGCTCTGGG GTGTGAACCTGTTGGTGGGCACTGAGAATGGTTTGAAGTTGCTGGACCGCAGTGGACAGGGCAAAGTCTATCCACTCATCAACTCTCGCAGGTTCCAACAGATGGACGTTCTGGAGGGCCTTAACCTGCTTATCACCATTTCGG gcaagaaaaacaaggtccGTGTTTACTACCTGGCCTGGCTCAGGAACAAGATCCTCCACAATGACCCTGAAGTGGAGAAGAAGCAAGGCTGGACCACTGTGGGTGAAATGGAGGGCTGTGTGCACTACAAAGTTG TGAAATATGAGAGGATAAAGTTCCTGGTGATTGCTTTGAAGAATGCAGTGGAAGTGTATGCTTGGGCACCCAAGCCTTATCACAAATTCATGGCCTTTAAG TCTTTTGCAGACCTGCCACACAGGCCTGTCCTTGTCGATCTGACTGTGGAAGAGGGTCAGAGGTTGAAGGTCATCTATGGTTCCTGTGCTGGCTTTCATGCCATCGATGTTGACTCTGGGAACAACTACGACATTTACATCCCGGTTCAT ATCCAGAGCCACATAACACCACACGCTATTGTGTTCCTGCCAAGTTCAGACGGCATGGAGATGCTTTTGTGCTACGAGGATGAGGGCGTCTATGTCAACACGTATGGACGCATCATTAAAGACGTGGTTCTGCAGTGGGGTGAAATGCCGACATCTGTTG CTCATATTTGCTCAAATCAGATCATGGGTTGGGGAGAAAAAGCCATTGAGATCCGTTCTGTGGAGACTGGACACCTGGATGGCGTCTTCATGCACAAGAGAGCTCAGAGGCTTAAGTTCCTTTGCGAGAGGAACGACAAG GTATTCTTTGCCTCAGTGCGGTCGGGAGGCAGCAGCCAGGTGTACTTCATGACCTTGAACAGAAACTGCATCATGAACTGGTGA
- the mink1 gene encoding misshapen-like kinase 1 isoform X5: protein MSENAPTRSLDDIDLAALRDPAGIFELVEVVGNGTYGQVYKGRHVKTGQLAAIKVMDVTEEEEEEIKAEINMLKKYSHHRNIATYYGAFVKKSPPGHDDQLWLVMEFCGAGSVTDLVKNTKGSSLKEDWIAYICREILRGLSHLHTHKVIHRDIKGQNVLLTENAEVKLVDFGVSAQLDRTVGRRNTFIGTPYWMAPEVIACDENPDSTYDYRSDIWSLGITAIEMAEGAPPLCDMHPMRALFLIPRNPPPKLKSKKWSKKFIDFIEACLVKTYPSRPSTEQLLKHSFIRDQPTERQVRIQLKDHIDRTRKKRGEKEETEYEYSGSDEEDENRSDDRESSSILNVPGESTLRRDFQRLQQENKERSEAHKRQQAQLAAQRRDPEEHKRQLLHDRQKRIEEQKEQRRRLEEQQRKEREMVRQQEKGPHRRLDDMRREEDRRLAEREQEYKRKQLEEQRQSERLQRQLQQEHAYLVSLQQQQQEKKPQLYHYNKNLEPNNKPTWAREVEERSKLNRQGSPKICTTVSDTAIQSRSDSISQSGVAQSAQTPPMQRPVEPQGGQGKFQMAHLVPLKPYAAPVPRSQSLCDQPTKTMSAFPTQDPSLTPTPRSIHSRELVRQNSDPTSETPAPQVHQIREERGPWIRLPDVELPPKIPQRTASIATALNTNLTSGIRHPVRASNPDLSRNDRWERGDSMAIISNLPQTGSLERHRILSSSKMDSPILSNDSRHKPGESRTSSRPGRPADHGLFAKERAEEQPRPPVKANDYSSSSESSESSEESESGEGVEEEESPTDRHRDADTDSVNTMVVHEDEGEEGEGEQAGGYGDQTMLVQRTPEKRSHNGYTNLPDVVQPSHSPTDSTTHSSPGKDSVYDYQSRCLVKAPGKSSFTTFVDLGMYQTPGGTVDNISVSSSRFEQLKMEVRKGSMVNVNPTNTRPPNDTPEIRKYKKRFNSEILCAALWGVNLLVGTENGLKLLDRSGQGKVYPLINSRRFQQMDVLEGLNLLITISGKKNKVRVYYLAWLRNKILHNDPEVEKKQGWTTVGEMEGCVHYKVVKYERIKFLVIALKNAVEVYAWAPKPYHKFMAFKSFADLPHRPVLVDLTVEEGQRLKVIYGSCAGFHAIDVDSGNNYDIYIPVHIQSHITPHAIVFLPSSDGMEMLLCYEDEGVYVNTYGRIIKDVVLQWGEMPTSVAHICSNQIMGWGEKAIEIRSVETGHLDGVFMHKRAQRLKFLCERNDKVFFASVRSGGSSQVYFMTLNRNCIMNW from the exons ATGTCTGAAAACGCCCCCACGCGAAGCCTGGATGACATCGACCTGGCGGCTCTGAGG GATCCAGCAGGAATCTTCGAGCTGGTTGAGGTTGTTGGCAATGGGACATATGGTCAGGTGTACAAG GGCCGCCATGTGAAAACGGGCCAGCTGGCGGCCATCAAGGTGATGGATGTtacagaggaagaagaggaggagatcAAAGCCGAAATCAACATGCTGAAAAAATACAGCCACCACCGCAACATAGCCACGTATTATGGTGCCTTCGTCAAGAAGAGCCCACCAGGACACGATGACCAGCTTTGG TTGGTGATGGAGTTCTGCGGGGCGGGCTCAGTGACTGACTTGGTGAAAAACACAAAGGGCAGCTCACTGAAGGAGGACTGGATTGCATACATCTGCAGAGAGATTCTAAGG GGCCTTTCCCATCTTCACACTCATAAAGTCATCCACAGAGACATCAAGGGCCAAAATGTACTGCTCACAGAGAATGCTGAGGTCAAACTTG TTGATTTCGGAGTCAGCGCTCAGCTGGACAGGACCGTGGGGCGTAGAAACACTTTCATCGGCACACCTTACTGGATGGCACCAGAAGTCATTGCCTGCGATGAAAACCCAGACTCTACCTACGACTACAGG AGTGATATTTGGTCCTTGGGAATCACTGCCATCGAAATGGCCGAAGGAGCACCTC caCTGTGTGACATGCATCCAATGAGAGCCCTCTTCCTTATTCCCAGGAATCCCCCTCCTAAACTCAAATCTAAAAAGTG GTCGAAgaaatttattgattttattgagGCCTGTCTTGTGAAGACATACCCCAGTCGACCATCCACAGAGCAGCTGCTCAAGCACTCCTTCATCAGGGACCAGCCTACCGAGCGGCAGGTCAGGATTCAGCTCAAAGACCATATTGACCGGACGCGCAAAAAAAGGGGGGAGAAGG AAGAGACAGAGTACGAGTACAGTGGTAGCGATGAAGAGGATGAAAATCGTAGCGATGACAGAGAGTCAAG CTCAATCCTCAATGTGCCTGGGGAGTCCACCTTGCGCCGTGACTTCCAACGTCTCCAGCAGGAGAACAAGGAGCGCTCGGAGGCCCACAAGAGGCAACAGGCACAATTGGCCGCTCAACGCAGGGACCCTGAGGAACACAAGAGGCAACTTCTGCACGACAGGCAGAAACGCATCGAAGAGCAAAAAGAGCAGCGTCGGCGCCTGGAAGAG CAACAGAGAAAGGAGCGAGAGATGGTGAGGCAGCAAGAAAAAGGTCCCCATCGGAGACTTGACGATATGAGACGGGAGGAAGATAGAAGGTTGGCTGAAAGAGAGCAG GAGTATAAGCGTAAACAGCTGGAGGAACAGCGTCAGTCCGAGCGGCTGCAGAGGCAGTTACAACAGGAGCATGCTTACCTAGTGTCtctgcagcaacagcagcaggaaaagAAGCCACAGCTCTACCACTATAACAAGAACTTGGAGCCCAACAACAAACCCACATGGGCCCGGGAG GTGGAGGAGCGAAGTAAGCTCAACAGACAAGGCTCTCCCAAAATCTGTACCACTGTCTCTGATACGGCCATCCAGTCACGCTCAGACTCAATCAGCCAGTCTGGAGTGGCCCAGTCTGCTCAGACCCCTCCAATGCAGAGACCTGTTGAACCACAAGGGGGGCAGGGCAAG TTCCAGATGGCTCATTTGGTTCCATTAAAACCTTATGCTGCTCCTGTTCCACGCTCCCAGTCTCTCTGTGACCAGCCCACTAAGACCATGTCCGCATTCCCCACCCAGGACCCCTCCCTCACCCCCACACCGCGATCCATCCACTCCAGAGAGCTAGTGCGTCAGAACTCAGATCCCACATCTGAGACCCCTGCACCACAGGTGCACCAAATCAGGGAGGAGCGTGGGCCCTGGATCCGCTTACCAGATGTGGAACTCCCACCCAAG ATTCCCCAGAGGACAGCGTCAATTGCCACCGCTCTCAACACCAACCTGACCTCTGGCATTCGCCATCCAGTGAGAGCCAG CAATCCAGATCTCAGCCGAAATGATCGCTGGGAGAGAGGAGACAGTATGGCCATCATATCTAATCTTCCACAAACGGGCTCCTTAGAGAGGCATCGTATCCTTA GTTCCTCCAAAATGGATTCTCCCATTCTCTCCAATGATAGTCGTCATAAGCCAGGGGAGTCTCGCACCTCATCTCGCCCGGGCCGTCCAGCT GACCATGGGCTTTTTGCCAAAGAGCGTGCTGAGGAGCAGCCGAGGCCCCCAGTCAAGGCAAATGactactcctcctcctcggaGAGCAGCGAGAGTAGTGAGGAGAGCGAAAGTGGGGAgggagtggaggaggaggagagcccCACCGATCG TCACAGGGATGCAGACACTGATTCTGTCAATACTATGGTGGTTCATGAAGATGAGGGCGAGGAGGGAGAAGGAGAGCAGGCCGGAGGATATGGAGATCAGACAATGTTGGTGCAGAGG ACCCCAGAGAAGCGGAGCCACAATGGATACACTAACTTGCCAGATGTGGTGCAGCCCTCTCACTCCCCCACTGATTCCACCACACACTCTTCCCCTGGGAAGGATTCTGTGTATGAT TATCAGTCCAGATGTTTGGTTAAGGCACCTGGCAAATCCTCCTTCACAACATTTGTGGATCTTGGAATGTACCAGACACCAGGAGGTACCGTGGATAACATCTCTGTTAGCA GCTCAAGATTTGAGCAGCTAAAGATGGAGGTGAGGAAAGGTTCCATGGTGAATGTAAATCCCACCAACACTCGCCCCCCCAATGACACACCTGAAATCCGAAAGTACAAGAAGAGGTTTAACTCAGAGATCCTATGTGCTGCGCTCTGGG GTGTGAACCTGTTGGTGGGCACTGAGAATGGTTTGAAGTTGCTGGACCGCAGTGGACAGGGCAAAGTCTATCCACTCATCAACTCTCGCAGGTTCCAACAGATGGACGTTCTGGAGGGCCTTAACCTGCTTATCACCATTTCGG gcaagaaaaacaaggtccGTGTTTACTACCTGGCCTGGCTCAGGAACAAGATCCTCCACAATGACCCTGAAGTGGAGAAGAAGCAAGGCTGGACCACTGTGGGTGAAATGGAGGGCTGTGTGCACTACAAAGTTG TGAAATATGAGAGGATAAAGTTCCTGGTGATTGCTTTGAAGAATGCAGTGGAAGTGTATGCTTGGGCACCCAAGCCTTATCACAAATTCATGGCCTTTAAG TCTTTTGCAGACCTGCCACACAGGCCTGTCCTTGTCGATCTGACTGTGGAAGAGGGTCAGAGGTTGAAGGTCATCTATGGTTCCTGTGCTGGCTTTCATGCCATCGATGTTGACTCTGGGAACAACTACGACATTTACATCCCGGTTCAT ATCCAGAGCCACATAACACCACACGCTATTGTGTTCCTGCCAAGTTCAGACGGCATGGAGATGCTTTTGTGCTACGAGGATGAGGGCGTCTATGTCAACACGTATGGACGCATCATTAAAGACGTGGTTCTGCAGTGGGGTGAAATGCCGACATCTGTTG CTCATATTTGCTCAAATCAGATCATGGGTTGGGGAGAAAAAGCCATTGAGATCCGTTCTGTGGAGACTGGACACCTGGATGGCGTCTTCATGCACAAGAGAGCTCAGAGGCTTAAGTTCCTTTGCGAGAGGAACGACAAG GTATTCTTTGCCTCAGTGCGGTCGGGAGGCAGCAGCCAGGTGTACTTCATGACCTTGAACAGAAACTGCATCATGAACTGGTGA